A single genomic interval of Methanooceanicella nereidis harbors:
- the fhcD gene encoding formylmethanofuran--tetrahydromethanopterin N-formyltransferase yields the protein MKINNVEIEDTYAEAFPITVSRVLITAATEYYAKIAATEATGFGTSVIGCPAEAGIDCFVPGDKTPDGRPGYVIMICHPKKDELKHQLIERIGECILTAPTTAVFNWLPYEKLEDKTQEKRLDVKLHFFGDGFESKKTMGDRTVWAIPIMEGDFICEEEYGYKKGVAGGNFFIMGETQGSALMAAQAAVDAISLVEGCICPFPGGIVASGSKVGSLKYSKFMKASTNHKMAPTLKGKVADTEMPANVNAAYEIVIDGVDEETIAKAMTAGIKAACTIPGIVKISAGNYGGKLGPFKFELQKLLQ from the coding sequence ATGAAAATAAACAATGTTGAGATCGAAGACACCTATGCAGAGGCGTTCCCGATCACGGTTTCCAGAGTCCTGATCACTGCAGCGACAGAGTATTATGCAAAAATAGCGGCCACTGAGGCCACCGGTTTCGGTACCTCCGTCATCGGCTGTCCTGCGGAAGCAGGCATCGACTGCTTCGTCCCGGGTGACAAGACCCCTGACGGCAGGCCCGGCTATGTAATAATGATCTGCCACCCCAAGAAGGACGAGCTCAAGCACCAGCTCATCGAGAGGATAGGCGAGTGTATCCTGACAGCTCCGACGACAGCGGTCTTCAACTGGCTCCCCTACGAGAAGCTTGAGGACAAGACCCAGGAGAAGAGGCTCGACGTCAAGCTCCACTTCTTCGGCGACGGCTTCGAGTCAAAGAAGACCATGGGCGACAGGACCGTATGGGCTATACCCATCATGGAAGGCGATTTCATCTGTGAGGAAGAGTACGGCTACAAGAAGGGTGTCGCAGGCGGCAACTTCTTCATAATGGGCGAGACCCAGGGCTCCGCATTAATGGCAGCCCAGGCAGCAGTAGACGCCATCAGCCTCGTAGAGGGCTGCATCTGCCCGTTCCCGGGCGGCATAGTCGCGTCCGGCTCCAAGGTCGGCTCGCTCAAGTACAGCAAGTTCATGAAGGCCTCGACCAACCACAAGATGGCCCCGACCCTTAAGGGCAAGGTAGCTGACACTGAGATGCCGGCGAACGTCAACGCCGCATACGAGATCGTCATCGACGGTGTCGACGAGGAGACCATCGCGAAGGCAATGACCGCAGGCATAAAGGCCGCATGCACCATCCCGGGCATCGTGAAGATATCCGCGGGCAACTACGGCGGCAAGCTCGGTCCCTTCAAGTTCGAGCTCCAGAAACTGTTACAGTAA
- a CDS encoding ferredoxin, with translation MVTPVVDKELCISCGNCVDLCPEVFAYDDEGKAEVIDKEGCGTKCDCEEAAASCPTDAITLEE, from the coding sequence ATGGTAACTCCGGTAGTAGACAAGGAACTTTGCATATCATGCGGTAACTGTGTAGATCTGTGTCCTGAAGTGTTTGCCTACGACGATGAGGGTAAGGCTGAAGTCATCGATAAAGAAGGATGCGGCACAAAATGTGATTGCGAAGAGGCGGCGGCATCTTGCCCCACTGATGCTATAACATTAGAAGAATAG
- a CDS encoding methanogenesis marker 8 protein, whose translation MDEHVIEALGKARVVVRDGKVVEVGEPVIGYCPLFDKHRGIKELTKEAIGKNIQFRIDDFGMCKADRALKMKDFLSFGVSEIICTAMTLKLVEAAVLVCEGCGTVIVTDPEMVQGIGGRVSGLVSTTPIPGLISRIGEENVLDPENAAVDQVEGVKKAIAMGYNDIAVSIVSGSDARKMRSMEKKYGVNIYTFVVHTTGLSEKDAEEIYKYADVATGCASKYIREKGVEKGVFKVGDSIPMFGITERGRHLIEERIKFMGKPIKPNPDAKQPDRLV comes from the coding sequence ATGGATGAACATGTAATAGAGGCATTAGGTAAGGCCCGCGTCGTTGTCAGGGATGGAAAAGTCGTGGAGGTAGGGGAACCGGTGATCGGCTATTGCCCTCTGTTCGATAAACACCGTGGAATAAAGGAACTCACAAAAGAGGCCATCGGTAAGAACATACAGTTCAGGATAGACGATTTCGGCATGTGTAAAGCCGACCGCGCATTAAAGATGAAAGATTTCCTGTCGTTCGGCGTTTCAGAGATCATCTGTACGGCGATGACATTAAAACTTGTCGAAGCCGCAGTGCTTGTTTGTGAAGGCTGCGGTACAGTGATCGTGACCGATCCTGAAATGGTTCAGGGAATCGGCGGAAGGGTGTCAGGGCTGGTAAGCACGACTCCTATACCGGGGCTCATCAGCCGCATAGGCGAGGAGAATGTGCTGGACCCTGAGAACGCGGCCGTAGATCAGGTCGAAGGTGTTAAAAAAGCGATAGCGATGGGATATAACGATATTGCAGTGTCCATCGTCTCGGGTTCTGACGCCCGTAAGATGCGCAGTATGGAGAAAAAGTACGGCGTGAACATCTACACTTTCGTCGTGCATACGACCGGGCTGTCGGAGAAAGACGCCGAAGAAATATACAAGTATGCGGATGTCGCAACAGGATGCGCTTCTAAATATATCCGCGAAAAAGGCGTCGAGAAGGGCGTTTTCAAGGTTGGCGACTCTATACCGATGTTCGGTATCACCGAAAGGGGCCGTCACCTCATAGAAGAAAGGATAAAGTTCATGGGAAAGCCCATAAAACCTAACCCGGACGCTAAGCAGCCGGATAGACTTGTATAA